A stretch of DNA from Candidatus Cloacimonadota bacterium:
GCTGGAGAGACTGCTCCTATTATGTTTACAGCTGCAACCTTCTATTCACGAAAGCTGCCAAACTCTTTGAGTGATGAAGTAATGGCTCTGCCATATCATATTTTTGCTTTAGTTACCGAAGGTTCAAAAGCCACCCAGCAAGTTCCCATAGCCTATGGCAGTGCATTGGTGTTGCTCTTTTTGGTGTTGGGAGTATCATCTATCGCTATCGCAATTCGTTATCATATGAGGAGAAACAAACAATGGTAAATGCTCATATTCGCACACATCATTTGCAGCTATATTTCGGGCAAAATCACGTTCTACACGACATCAATATAAGCCTTCATACCCACAAAATCACTGCTATGATCGGTCCTTCAGGTTGCGGGAAATCCAGCCTTCTCCGCTGTTTTAACCGCATGAACGATCTGATTCCAAATGCAAAAGTGGAAGGTAGCATCTTTTTGAACGAAGAAGATATTTACGATCCTAAAGCTGATGTATCGTCGATTCGAACAAGAGTGGGGATGGTGTTTCAAAAGCCAAATCCCTTTCCAAAATCCATCTTCAACAACGTTGCTTATGGATTAGAAATCCAAGGCAAATACAAAAAATCTGAGATATCGGACAGAGTAGAGAAAAGCCTCAAAGATGCCTGGCTTTGGGAAGAAGTAA
This window harbors:
- the pstB gene encoding phosphate ABC transporter ATP-binding protein PstB — its product is MVNAHIRTHHLQLYFGQNHVLHDINISLHTHKITAMIGPSGCGKSSLLRCFNRMNDLIPNAKVEGSIFLNEEDIYDPKADVSSIRTRVGMVFQKPNPFPKSIFNNVAYGLEIQGKYKKSEISDRVEKSLKDAWLWEEVRDRIHSSAMALSGGQQQRLCIARALANGPSILLLDEPTSALDPQSTAKIEELCLALKDQVTILIVTHNIAQAGRISDYTAFMYLGDLVEFGESSQVFTVPQDPRTEAYLTGVFG